From Desulforegula conservatrix Mb1Pa, the proteins below share one genomic window:
- a CDS encoding DUF6848 family protein: MEGLCLDAVHPEDKARIQEDFKIYPGLASAFGNELLKAVGFGDLGN, translated from the coding sequence CTGGAAGGGCTTTGTCTGGATGCTGTTCATCCTGAAGACAAGGCCCGGATTCAGGAAGACTTCAAGATTTATCCTGGTCTTGCTTCCGCTTTCGGAAACGAGTTGCTCAAGGCTGTGGGATTTGGCGACCTGGGAAACTGA